A window of Felis catus isolate Fca126 chromosome A3, F.catus_Fca126_mat1.0, whole genome shotgun sequence genomic DNA:
AAATTTTTGTGAACCTGACCTGAGGGTCATGTCAGTCGTTTCAGGTTTCAGCAATTTGCCAGACAGATTTAAAGACTTTCTACTGTATCTGAGATGTCGAAATTATTCACTACTTATAGATCAACCGGATAAATGTGCAAAGAAACCCTTCTTGTTACTGGCTATAAAGTCCCTCATTCCACATTTTGCTAGAAGGCAAGCAATTCGGGAATCTTGGGGCAGAGAAACCAACGTGGGGAACCAAACTGTAGTGCGAGTCTTCTTACTGGGTCAGACCCCGCCAGAGGACAACCACCCGGACCTGTCAGATATGTTGAAATTCGAGAGTGAGAAGCACCAAGACATTCTTATGTGGAACTACAGAGACACATTCTTCAACTTGTCCCTGAAAGAAGTGCTCTTTCTCAGGTGGGTGAGCACTTCCTGCCCAAATGCCGAGTTCGTTTTCAAGGGCGATGACGATGTTTTTGTGAACACGCATCACATCCTGAATTACTTGAATAGCTTATCCAAGAACAAAGCCAAAGATTTGTTTATAGGTGACGTGATCCACAATGCTGGACCTCATCGGGATAAGAAACTGAAGTACTACATCCCAGAAGTTGTTTACACTGGTGTCTATCCGCCTTATGCAGGGGGAGGTGGATTCCTCTACTCTGGCCACCTGGCCCTGAGGCTGTACAATATAACCGACCGGGTCCTTCTCTACCCCATTGATGATGTTTATACTGGAATGTGCCTTCAGAAACTCGGCCTCGTTCCAGAGAAACACAAAGGTTTCAAGACATTTgatatagaagagaaaaacaagaataacatTTGTTCCTATGTAGATTTGATGTTAGTACATAGTAGAAAACCTCAAGAGATGATTGATATCTGGTCTCGGTTGCAAGATGCTCATTTAAATTGCTGAAATATATACAAACTAAGTTTTGCATAGAAAGACATATCTTGAATAGTTCCCATGTTGTGTTCTTTCACATTAGGGGTAATACCTATGTTAAACCATCAGAACTGCCTTCATTAGTAGTATCCATTTGAGGGCCTCTATACCCTCTGGTGTGGTACTTTCTGGAGAGGGAAAGCAGAAGATTGTTAACTTTTCACAGAGGATATGCTGGGAAAATTGGTTCCAGTCCTTCCTATGGCTAGTGGCCATTGTTTCCTAATTTGCCTTCCTTCTTAGCTGAAATCATTTATGTTTCTGGAATTTCCGGGTTTAGGTTATTTATGTTTTGCCCTCATGTGAGAGTATTCTTACTTTCCATTATAATGACTGAATTATCTGCAACTTAGGTGTTTATAGACATGCTGGCTACAAAGACCTTGTTATACATGATTCGGTGGTTTTTGTTAAAtgcaattccatttattttcatgaaatttggatgaatttttaaaatagtctacaaaaattaacttctgtCAAAATTTCCTGCCACCCCAAcagtattttcttgttttagtaGGTCAGTTAATTTTGCAAAATGAGAATCACTGTGTGACATTTATCCGGTGTACCTTGTTACATGGTCTTATGACCGTCCTAAGGAGAAAGCTTAACTGTCCTGATATTTGGTTTGCTGGGTGGTACCGTGATAATTCTCTAATTTTAGTATTTGAAGATCATGAGTATGATTCcataatggtcatcaaaagattGAATTGACCCTGGCAGCCATATTGTGCTTAGGAATTTTCGATGTGGACCAGGAAGGCATTTGTAATTTCTGAACTTCAAGTGAAAAGATTGAAATTGCAGACCTTCTCGTGAACGGATTGTCAGTTTAAAACTCCGGGATTCTATTCTTGCCATATTTCCACATGTCACGTATACAAAATTATTCTGAGTAGTGACTGCTTCCCTGTCTCAGTGTAGAAGtgcctgtgtttttatttattgttcagaTCAAAgaccaaaacattttcttaaatatattttgtgtaatattttatttgtatacagTGTTGTTGATGAAATATTTAACTAGAGCATGATATTTTAAGTGTTAAGGTGTAACATATGTTAAATAAAGCTAActgttatttttgaattttaaaatttggcttttttggggggaggggtctgTGAACTACTAGAGTTGATAAAATTCTGCCAAACTGTTGCTTACATATACTATCTTGTAACATgctttcttgaaatatttttgtgtttatagaAATGATGCTTCTTACCAGATGTGATACTGGGGATTGTAAGATGATGGAAATAAAGTCACTGTATTTTTACTTGTCTTGTGTCATGTGTAATAATCTATGATCTCTTCTGTTTCCTGTATTTGATTACATTTTCCCAAaagagaccatttttttttccacccagaAACTATTAATAGCAATATTGACCTATaagtttttctctgtctcaaggGGTCCTCTGTCTTTGcgtttaaaattcttaaaagtgttggggcgcctgggtggctcagtcggttgagcatccgactttggctcaggtcatgatctcgtggttgacgagctcgagccccatgttgggctctgtgctgacagctcagagtccagagcctgcttcagattctgtgtgtctctctctctgcccctcccccactcatgctctgtctgtgtctcaaaaataaacattaaaaaaatttttaattcttaaaattactggggtgccttggtggctcagtcagttaagcatctgactcttgattttggctcaggtcatagtctcgtggttcgtgggatcgagcaccatgttgggttctgtgctgacagtgcagggcctgcttggcattctctctctcttctccctgtcattctctgttcctcccttgctgtctctgtctctctttaggtacataaacaaacttgaagaaaatgtaaaaaattcttaaaagtgcTTTCCCATTTAGAGTCTTGAAAGAGGAGTATCAGTATTTATTTATGCTTGCATTTGTGGTGAGTAGAGAGAATTTAGGACAAAAGCagcaactttttaattttttggagtaTAGTTGTTACACAATGTTAGGTTGGTTTCAGGTGTAACTTAGTGATTAAATTTCTCCTTACATTACGTTCTGCTCACCCTGAGTGTAGCTTCCATCTACCACCatgcaacactattacaatagCATCCACTATATTCCCCGTGCTGTACTTTTATCTCCAGGaattttattcattccataattggaagcctgtatctcccactccccttccctcatcttgtttctcttcccaccccctttcctctggcaaccatcagtttgttctgtgttcatggtctatttctgcttttcgtttattcatttgttttttagattctacatctaagtaaaatcacatggtatttgttgttctttgactcatttcacttaccgttatactctctaggtccatctatgttgtcacaaatggcaagatctcattgtgttttatggccgagtaatattccactatgtgtatatatcacatctttatccattaatctatacATGGAcccttgagttgcttccatatcttaactgttgtaaataatgctgcagtaagcatAGGGGTGTGTAGATatttttgaattcgtgtttttattttctgtaggtAAATATCAGTAGTGGAATTATatggatcatacggtatttgtatttgtaattttttgaggaatctcatatacatgtatgcatgtaccaatttgcattcccatcaatgatgcatgaaggttcctttttctctgcatccttgtcaacacttgttattgtcatTTTGATTCTAGCCaatgaagtgatacctcattctggttttggtttgcatttccctaatgatgacactgagatactgagcatcttttcatgtgtcttttggccatctgtgggtcttccttggaaaaatgtccattcgtgttctctgcccatttttaattggattatttttttggtgttatagaagttctctctctctatatatatattttttaaaaaatttttttaatgtttatttttgagaccgagagagacagagcatgaacagagaagggtagagaaagagagagggagacacagaatccgaagcaggctccaggctctgagctgtcagcacggagcccgatgtggggcttgaactcacgagctgtgagatcatgacctgagccaaagtcggacacccaaccgactgagccacccaggcgcccctctctctctattttggattctaaccGTTTTCTGGTTATATCatgtgcaaatgttttctcttattcagtaggttgcctttttggttttgttgatggtctcttttgcttcttattttgGTGTAGCCTCTATAGTTAGTTTTTGATTTGTTTCGCTTGCCTGAAGAAACatattagaaaaatgttgctacggcagatgtcaaagaaattatctatattttcttctgggagttttatggtttcagatctcacatttaggtctgtaatccattttgagtttaatttttgtgtgtgtgtggtgtaagaaagtggtccagtttcagtcttttacatgtagctgtccagttttcccaacaccatttattgaagagacttatcctttctc
This region includes:
- the B3GNT2 gene encoding N-acetyllactosaminide beta-1,3-N-acetylglucosaminyltransferase 2 encodes the protein MSVGRRRIKLLGILMMVNVFIYLIVEVSKSSSQEKNGKGEVIIPKEKFWKISDPPVAYWNREQEKLNRRYNPILNMLANQTGEVYGFSNISHLNFCEPDLRVMSVVSGFSNLPDRFKDFLLYLRCRNYSLLIDQPDKCAKKPFLLLAIKSLIPHFARRQAIRESWGRETNVGNQTVVRVFLLGQTPPEDNHPDLSDMLKFESEKHQDILMWNYRDTFFNLSLKEVLFLRWVSTSCPNAEFVFKGDDDVFVNTHHILNYLNSLSKNKAKDLFIGDVIHNAGPHRDKKLKYYIPEVVYTGVYPPYAGGGGFLYSGHLALRLYNITDRVLLYPIDDVYTGMCLQKLGLVPEKHKGFKTFDIEEKNKNNICSYVDLMLVHSRKPQEMIDIWSRLQDAHLNC